In Sceloporus undulatus isolate JIND9_A2432 ecotype Alabama chromosome 7, SceUnd_v1.1, whole genome shotgun sequence, one DNA window encodes the following:
- the HTR2C gene encoding 5-hydroxytryptamine receptor 2C isoform X2, with protein MMSAVNGGSLVVGLPTVSVTLDFSSLMAWQLTPNWTLNLSSPTSDPFNASVGVEVSRTSLGEKNWPALLILIIILLTIGGNILVIMAVSLEKKLQNATNYFLMSLAVADMLVGILVMPVSLITILYDVLFSTASIMHLCAISLDRYVAIRNPIEHSRFNSRTKAMMKIAAVWTISIGISLPIPVIGLQDDSRVFVNGSCVLNDENFVLIGSFVAFFIPLVIMVFAYCLTIQVLQKQASVFLYGETPKQRRSSMNCLKKENNTENLSMLQNHEAASHLNSPTNKEGVLFRKGTMQSINNERRASKVLGIVFFLFLVMWCPFFITNIMSVLCKEACDEALLGELLDVFVWVGYICSGVNPLVYTLFNKIYRRAFSNYIRCRYDSGKKSAQRHNQCANVSTTALYGKDLHLNSYRNGNELNSMELDETEDALEMHVGTSELSINSCSGEKTSSV; from the exons ATGATGAGCGCTGTCAATGGGGGCAGCCTCGTTGTCGGTCTCCCCACGGTCTCCGTCACCCTGGATTTCAGCAGCCTGATGGCTTGGCAGCTGACCCCAAATTGGACTTTGAACCTCAGCTCGCCCACATCGGATCCTTTCAATGCCTCTGTCGGAGTGGAGGTCTCTCGGACGTCCCTCGGTGAGAAGAACTGGCCGgccctcctcatcctcatcatcatcctgctgACCATCGGAGGCAACATTTTGGTCATCATGGCTGTCTCCTTggagaagaagctccaaaatgccaCCAACTACTTCCTGATGTCCTTGGCAGTGGCAGATATGTTGGTGGGCATCCTCGTCATGCCAGTTTCCCTCATCACCATCCTTTACG ATGTGCTCTTCTCCACCGCCTCCATCATGCACCTCTGCGCCATTTCACTCGACCGCTATGTCGCCATCCGCAACCCCATTGAGCACAGCCGCTTCAACTCCCGGACCAAGGCCATGATGAAGATCGCGGCCGTTTGGACTATCTCAATCG GGATCTCCCTGCCCATCCCAGTCATTGGCTTGCAGGACGATTCCCGGGTCTTCGTGAACGGGAGCTGCGTCCTCAACGACGAGAACTTTGTCCTGATCGGTTCCTTCGTGGCCTTCTTCATCCCTCTGGTCATTATGGTGTTTGCCTACTGCCTGACCATCCAGGTCTTGCAAAAACAAGCCTCGGTGTTCCTCTACGGAGAGACTCCCAAGCAGCGGAGGAGCAGCATGAACTGCCTGAAGAAGGAGAACAACACTGAGAACCTCTCCATGCTCCAGAACCACGAGGCGGCCTCCCACTTGAACTCTCCCACCAACAAAGAAGGGGTCCTCTTCCGGAAGGGCACCATGCAGTCCATCAACAACGAGCGGAGAGCCTCCAAGGTCTTGGGCATTGTCTTCTTTTTGTTCCTCGTCATGTGGTGCCCGTTCTTCATCACCAACATCATGTCTGTCCTCTGCAAGGAGGCGTGCGATGAGGCTCTCCTCGGCGAGCTTCTGGACGTCTTCGTTTGGGTTGGGTACATCTGTTCGGGGGTCAACCCCTTGGTCTACACCCTCTTCAACAAAATCTACCGCAGGGCTTTCTCTAACTATATCCGCTGCCGCTACGACAGTGGGAAAAAGTCGGCACAGCGGCACAACCAGTGTGCCAACGTCTCGACAACGGCGCTGTATGGGAAAGACCTCCATTTGAACAGTTACCGCAATGGGAACGAACTCAACagcatggagttggatgagacagAGGATGCCCTAGAAATGCACGTTGGGACTTCGGAGCTCTCCATAAACAGCTGCAGTGGCGAGAAAACCAGTAGCGTGTAA
- the HTR2C gene encoding 5-hydroxytryptamine receptor 2C isoform X1 — translation MMSAVNGGSLVVGLPTVSVTLDFSSLMAWQLTPNWTLNLSSPTSDPFNASVGVEVSRTSLGEKNWPALLILIIILLTIGGNILVIMAVSLEKKLQNATNYFLMSLAVADMLVGILVMPVSLITILYDYAWPLPKQLCPIWISLDVLFSTASIMHLCAISLDRYVAIRNPIEHSRFNSRTKAMMKIAAVWTISIGISLPIPVIGLQDDSRVFVNGSCVLNDENFVLIGSFVAFFIPLVIMVFAYCLTIQVLQKQASVFLYGETPKQRRSSMNCLKKENNTENLSMLQNHEAASHLNSPTNKEGVLFRKGTMQSINNERRASKVLGIVFFLFLVMWCPFFITNIMSVLCKEACDEALLGELLDVFVWVGYICSGVNPLVYTLFNKIYRRAFSNYIRCRYDSGKKSAQRHNQCANVSTTALYGKDLHLNSYRNGNELNSMELDETEDALEMHVGTSELSINSCSGEKTSSV, via the exons ATGATGAGCGCTGTCAATGGGGGCAGCCTCGTTGTCGGTCTCCCCACGGTCTCCGTCACCCTGGATTTCAGCAGCCTGATGGCTTGGCAGCTGACCCCAAATTGGACTTTGAACCTCAGCTCGCCCACATCGGATCCTTTCAATGCCTCTGTCGGAGTGGAGGTCTCTCGGACGTCCCTCGGTGAGAAGAACTGGCCGgccctcctcatcctcatcatcatcctgctgACCATCGGAGGCAACATTTTGGTCATCATGGCTGTCTCCTTggagaagaagctccaaaatgccaCCAACTACTTCCTGATGTCCTTGGCAGTGGCAGATATGTTGGTGGGCATCCTCGTCATGCCAGTTTCCCTCATCACCATCCTTTACG ATTATGCTTGGCCCTTGCCTAAACAATTGTGTCCCATCTGGATCTCCCTAGATGTGCTCTTCTCCACCGCCTCCATCATGCACCTCTGCGCCATTTCACTCGACCGCTATGTCGCCATCCGCAACCCCATTGAGCACAGCCGCTTCAACTCCCGGACCAAGGCCATGATGAAGATCGCGGCCGTTTGGACTATCTCAATCG GGATCTCCCTGCCCATCCCAGTCATTGGCTTGCAGGACGATTCCCGGGTCTTCGTGAACGGGAGCTGCGTCCTCAACGACGAGAACTTTGTCCTGATCGGTTCCTTCGTGGCCTTCTTCATCCCTCTGGTCATTATGGTGTTTGCCTACTGCCTGACCATCCAGGTCTTGCAAAAACAAGCCTCGGTGTTCCTCTACGGAGAGACTCCCAAGCAGCGGAGGAGCAGCATGAACTGCCTGAAGAAGGAGAACAACACTGAGAACCTCTCCATGCTCCAGAACCACGAGGCGGCCTCCCACTTGAACTCTCCCACCAACAAAGAAGGGGTCCTCTTCCGGAAGGGCACCATGCAGTCCATCAACAACGAGCGGAGAGCCTCCAAGGTCTTGGGCATTGTCTTCTTTTTGTTCCTCGTCATGTGGTGCCCGTTCTTCATCACCAACATCATGTCTGTCCTCTGCAAGGAGGCGTGCGATGAGGCTCTCCTCGGCGAGCTTCTGGACGTCTTCGTTTGGGTTGGGTACATCTGTTCGGGGGTCAACCCCTTGGTCTACACCCTCTTCAACAAAATCTACCGCAGGGCTTTCTCTAACTATATCCGCTGCCGCTACGACAGTGGGAAAAAGTCGGCACAGCGGCACAACCAGTGTGCCAACGTCTCGACAACGGCGCTGTATGGGAAAGACCTCCATTTGAACAGTTACCGCAATGGGAACGAACTCAACagcatggagttggatgagacagAGGATGCCCTAGAAATGCACGTTGGGACTTCGGAGCTCTCCATAAACAGCTGCAGTGGCGAGAAAACCAGTAGCGTGTAA